A genome region from Danio aesculapii unplaced genomic scaffold, fDanAes4.1, whole genome shotgun sequence includes the following:
- the LOC130220244 gene encoding zinc fingers and homeoboxes protein 2, whose product MWVRRSSCSPEDPAVPMQDTQEEDSAPRRALLSSLNGVELSDIPEGHCGNTDAQQLAERFLQESEEQCVHSTEHTTDSTHSAHIDHNTHTEQNTHPAHTQADSSSVLQKVLRVQDGGVLKEMRAVCVNGSIIFLPEPSVMTLPLQRPPDPSMCPAVPVPLPCTHDPALDRSAALISSFSRFPYPTPAELTGLTAASTHPEQQIRLWFSTQRLKQGISWSPEEVEEARKKMFNGNAVLSNAGVFEQTPDRASPPCTPAHPTLKRSSGSAVSAEIKRAVVTPDVYSPSGLYEMGASSPAPPEAFKTPPAEEKLPMVNLQLKIPHSVLQKERLPLSPIVSTNVRRHLTHQQTNSHVSASAPESRLSSFGSSVLCPTTGVSCWVYDHSAVSQTSCAVSAGLVRTPCSLLEQQMKLLEESFQRNSFPSYSEVESLQISSRLSREDIEGWFVGRRALRDGLEQALLSSMGCKSVDSSSISQLKSMFPQSLWPSPGEMLELERWFREPKQTCGQRSGWRPPNNTKHTNTRHRQLRDRIGPELKNWLSSMGSGGEVYGADGEACGGWRTGDTDSQ is encoded by the coding sequence ATGTGGGTCCGCAGGTCGTCCTGCAGCCCGGAGGATCCAGCAGTGCCGATGCAGGACACACAGGAGGAGGATTCAGCCCCACGGCGTGCTCtgctgagctccctgaatggcgtAGAACTCTCGGACATCCCTGAGGGACACTGCGGTAATACTGACGCCCAGCAGCTGGCAGAGCGTTTCCTTCAGGAGTCTGAGGAGCAGTGTGTACACTCGACTGAACACACTACAGACAGTACACACTCTGCACACATTGACCACAATACACACACTGAACAGAATACACACCCTGCACACACACAGGCGGACAGCAGCAGTGTTCTGCAGAAAGTTCTGCGGGTGCAGGACGGTGGTGTGTTGAAGGAGATGCGGGCGGTGTGTGTAAACGGCTCCATCATCTTCCTTCCGGAGCCGAGTGTCATGACGCTGCCGCTGCAGAGGCCGCCCGACCCCAGCATGTGTCCGGCAGTGCCCGTCCCACTGCCCTGCACACACGACCCCGCCCTGGACCGCAGTGCCGCCCTCATCTCCTCATTCTCCAGGTTCCCGTACCCGACGCCGGCGGAGCTCACCGGGCTCACTGCAGCCTCCACACACCCCGAGCAGCAGATCCGGCTGTGGTTCTCCACCCAGCGGCTGAAGCAGGGCATCTCCTGGAGTCCAGAAGAGGTGGAGGAGGCTCGGAAGAAGATGTTCAATGGCAATGCAGTGTTGAGCAATGCTGGTGTATTTGAACAAACCCCAGATAGAGCATCGCCCCCCTGTACACCGGCCCACCCCACGCTGAAGCGCTCCTCAGGATCTGCTGTGTCCGCAGAGATCAAAcgggctgtggtgaccccggacgTCTATTCTCCTTCTGGGCTCTACGAAATGGGAGCTTCCAGCCCTGCTCCTCCCGAGGCCTTCAAGACTCCTCCAGCAGAAGAGAAGCTCCCGATGGTGAACCTCCAGCTGAAGATCCCTCACTCAGTGCTGCAGAAGGAAAGGCTCCCTCTGTCCCCCATAGTGTCCACTAATGTCAGAAGACATCTAACTCATCAGCAAACCAACAGCCATGTTTCCGCCTCTGCTCCTGAAAGCCGGTTGTCCAGCTTTGGAAGCAGTGTCCTGTGTCCCACTACAGGAGTCTCATGCTgggtttatgaccacagtgcagtCTCCCAGACCTCATGTGCGGTGTCGGCTGGTTTGGTTCGCACTCCATGTTCTCTGCTGGAGCAACAAATGAAGCTTCTGGAGGAGAGTTTCCAGAGGAACAGCTTCCCGTCCTACAGTGAGGTTGAGAGCCTTCAGATCAGCTCCAGACTCTCCCGAGAGGACATCGAGGGCTGGTTTGTGGGGCGTAGAGCACTTCGAGATGGTCTGGAGCAGGCCCTGCTGAGCTCCATGGGCTGTAAGTCTGTGGACAGCAGCTCCATCAGCCAGCTGAAGAGCATGTTCCCCCAGAGCCTATGGCCTTCACCTGGAGAGATGCTGGAGCTGGAGCGATGGTTCCGGGAGCCGAAGCAGACCTGTGGACAGAGGAGCGGCTGGAGGCCTCCAAACAAcactaaacacacaaacacaagacaCCGGCAGCTGAGAGACCGCATCGGCCCCGAGCTCAAGAACTGGCTCAGCAGCATGGGCAGCGGCGGGGAGGTGTATGGTGCAGACGGAGAGGCCTGCGGAGGCTGGAGAACAGGAGACACAGACTCACAATAG
- the dnajc8 gene encoding dnaJ homolog subfamily C member 8 yields the protein MAAGGSGEDAFQTFYTEVKQIEKRDSVLTSKQQIDRLLRPGASYFNLNPFEVLQIDPDATDEELKKRFRQLSILVHPDKNQDDPERAQQAFEAVDKAYKMLLDGEHKKKVLDVIQAGKEYVEHMVSQKKKQLKKDGKAIIVEEDDPEMFRQAVYKQTMKLFAELEIKRKEREAKDMHERKRQREEEIEAQEKVKRDREWQKNFEETRDGRVDSWRTFQAKGKTKKEKKNRTFLKPPKVKMEQRE from the exons ATGGCGGCGGGCGGCAGTGGAGAAGATGCGTTTCAGACCTTCTACACAGAG gTGAAGCAGATTGAGAAGAGAGACTCTGTTTTAACGTCTAAGCAGCAGATCGACCGATTACTACGACCCGGAGCCTCCTACTTCAACCTCAACCCGTTTGAG GTGCTTCAGATCGACCCCGACGCCACAGATGAGGAGCTGAAGAAACGCTTTCGGCAg CTCTCCATCCTCGTCCACCCAGACAAAAATCAGGATGACCCAGAGCGCGCGCAGCAGGCCTTTGAAG cggtTGATAAGGCCTATAAGATGCTGCTGGATGGTGAGCATAAGAAGAAGGTGTTGGACGTGATTCAGGCTGGGAAAGAGTACGTGGAGCACATg gtgagcCAGAAGAAGAAGCAGCTGAAGAAGGATGGAAAGGCGATCATCGTGGAGGAAGACGATCCAGAGATg TTCCGGCAGGCGGTGTATAAGCAGACCATGAAGCTCTTCGCTGAGCTGGAGATCAAGAGGAAAGAGCGGGAGGCCAAGGACATGCACGAgcg GAAACGGCAGCGGGAGGAGGAGATCGAGGCGCAGGAGAAGGTGAAGCGCGACCGCGAGTGGCAGAAGAACttcgag gagacaCGTGACGGCCGTGTGGACAGCTGGAGGACCTTTCAGGCCAAAGGGAAAACCAAGAAGGAGAAGAAGAACCGCACCTTCCTGAAACCGCCTAAAGTCAAGATGGAGCAGCgcgagtga
- the hnrnpr gene encoding heterogeneous nuclear ribonucleoprotein R isoform X2, with protein sequence MAAEVNGSSVLLKEEEEPMEVTAPHSENYQALLDAGLPQKVAESLDNIFQTGLVAYADLDERALDALREFNEEGALSVLQQFKESDLSHVQNKSAFLCGVMKTYRQREKQGNKVQESSKGPDETKIKALLDRTGYTLDVTTGQRKYGGPPPEEVFSGPQPGIGTEVFVGKIPRDLYEDELVPLFEKAGSIWDLRLMMDPLTGQNRGYAFITFCSKDAAQEAVKLCDNYEIRSGKYLGVCISVANNRLFVGSIPKNKTRESILEDFGKVTEGLQEVILYTQPDDKKKNRGFCFLEYEDHKSAAQARRRLMSGKVKVWGNPVTVEWADPVAEPDPEVMAKVKVLFVRKLATPVTEELLEKTFSQFGKLERVKKLKDYAFVHFEERDAAVKAMQEMNGKELGGEEIEIVLAKPPDKKRKERQAARQTSRSTGYDDYYYYPPPRMPPPGRGRGRGGRGGYAYPPDYYGYEEYYDDYYGGYDYHDYRGGYDDPYYGYDDGYSMRGRGTRGSRGAPPPPRGRAAPPTRGRGGYPPRGGAPMGAGRGGRGGRGGPFQPPRGRGTRGARGNRGGNVGGKRKADVFNQPDSKRRQTNQQNWGSQPIAQQPLQQGGEYSSGYSYSNDSLEFSQDSYGQQWK encoded by the exons ATGGCCGCAGAGGTGAACGGCAGCTCTGTTCTGCTGAAGGAGGAAGAGGAGCCCATGGAGGTGACGGCCCCCCACTCAGAGAACTATCAGGCGCTGCTGGACGCGGGTCTGCCCCAGAAGGTGGCCGAGAGCCTGGACAACATCTTCCAGACCG gTCTGGTGGCGTATGCGGATCTGGACGAGCGTGCTCTGGATGCGCTGCGTGAGTTTAATGAGGAAGGAGCTCTGTCTGTGCTGCAGCAGTTCAAGGAGTCTGATCTCTCACACGTGCAG AATAAGAGTGCGTTCCTGTGCGGCGTCATGAAGACCTACAGGCAGCGGGAGAAGCAGGGCAATAAAGTGCAGGAGTCCAGCAAAGGCCCCGACGAGACCAAGATcaag gctcTGCTGGATAGGACCGGATACACACTGGATGTCACCACCGGTCAGCGGAAGTATGGCGGGCCGCCCCCTGAGGAGGTGTTCTCCGGCCCGCAGCCCGGTATCGGCActgag gtgTTTGTGGGTAAGATCCCGCGTGACCTGTATGAGGATGAGCTGGTTCCTCTATTTGAGAAGGCGGGCTCCATCTGGGACCTGCGGCTGATGATGGACCCTCTGACGGGCCAGAACCGCGGATACGCCTTCATCACCTTCTGCAGTAAAGATGCAGCGCAGGAGGCTGTCAAACTG tgtGACAACTATGAGATCCGCTCGGGCAAATATCTGGGTGTCTGCATCTCTGTGGCCAACAACCGTCTGTTCGTGGGGTCCATCCCCAAAAACAAGACCCGCGAGAGCATCCTGGAGGACTTCGGCAAAGTCACAG AGGGTCTGCAAGAGGTGATCCTCTACACGCAGCCGGACGATAAGAAGAAGAATCGTGGTTTCTGTTTCCTGGAGTACGAGGATCATAAATCTGCAGCTCAGGCGCGTCGCCGGCTGATGAGCGGGAAGGTGAAGGTTTGGGGAAACCCCGTGACGGTGGAGTGGGCCGACCCAGTGGCTGAACCCGACCCCGAGGTCATGGCAAAG GTGAAGGTGCTGTTTGTGCGTAAATTGGCCACGCCAGTCACAGAGGAGCTGCTGGAGAAAACCTTCTCCCAGTTTGGGAAGCTGGAGCGCGTGAAGAAGCTAAAGGACTATGCCTTTGTGCACTTCGAGGAGCGCGACGCTGCGGTCAAG gcgaTGCAGGAGATGAATGGTAAAGAACTGGGCGGTGAGGAGATCGAGATTGTGCTGGCGAAACCTCCAGATAAGAAGAGAAAAGAGCGGCAAGCAGCCAGACAGACCAGCAGAAGTACAGG GTATGATGACTATTATTACTACCCTCCTCCTCGTATGCCTCCTCCTGGGCGTGGCCGTGGGCGTGGTGGACGAGGTGGTTACGCCTACCCTCCTGATTACTACGGTTACGAGGAATACTACGACGACTACTATGGCGGTTATGATTACCACGACTACAGAGGCGGCTACGACGACCCCTACTACGGTTACGACGATGGATACTCAATGAGGGGGCGGGGCACTCGCGGCAGCCGCGGAGCTCCGCCTCCCCCTAGAGGGCGCGCAGCACCGCCCACCCGTGGGAGGGGTGGGTATCCTCCAAGGGGCGGGGCACCGATGGGGGCAGGGCGAGGTGGGCGGGGTGGACGCGGCGGACCCTTCCAGCCTCCTCGGGGCCGCGGCACTCGAGGTGCACGAGGAAACCGCGGCGGGAACGTAGGCGGGAAACGCAAGGCGGACGTGTTCAACCAGCCGGACTCCAAACGCCGGCAGACCAACCAGCAGAACTGGGGCTCGCAGCCAATCGCGCAGCAGCCCCTGCAGCAGGGCGGCGAGTACTCCAGCGGATACAGCTACAGCAACGACTCGCTCGAGTTCTCACAGGACTCCTACGGCCAGCAGTGGAAGTAG
- the hnrnpr gene encoding heterogeneous nuclear ribonucleoprotein R isoform X1, giving the protein MAAEVNGSSVLLKEEEEPMEVTAPHSENYQALLDAGLPQKVAESLDNIFQTGESAEHGLVAYADLDERALDALREFNEEGALSVLQQFKESDLSHVQNKSAFLCGVMKTYRQREKQGNKVQESSKGPDETKIKALLDRTGYTLDVTTGQRKYGGPPPEEVFSGPQPGIGTEVFVGKIPRDLYEDELVPLFEKAGSIWDLRLMMDPLTGQNRGYAFITFCSKDAAQEAVKLCDNYEIRSGKYLGVCISVANNRLFVGSIPKNKTRESILEDFGKVTEGLQEVILYTQPDDKKKNRGFCFLEYEDHKSAAQARRRLMSGKVKVWGNPVTVEWADPVAEPDPEVMAKVKVLFVRKLATPVTEELLEKTFSQFGKLERVKKLKDYAFVHFEERDAAVKAMQEMNGKELGGEEIEIVLAKPPDKKRKERQAARQTSRSTGYDDYYYYPPPRMPPPGRGRGRGGRGGYAYPPDYYGYEEYYDDYYGGYDYHDYRGGYDDPYYGYDDGYSMRGRGTRGSRGAPPPPRGRAAPPTRGRGGYPPRGGAPMGAGRGGRGGRGGPFQPPRGRGTRGARGNRGGNVGGKRKADVFNQPDSKRRQTNQQNWGSQPIAQQPLQQGGEYSSGYSYSNDSLEFSQDSYGQQWK; this is encoded by the exons ATGGCCGCAGAGGTGAACGGCAGCTCTGTTCTGCTGAAGGAGGAAGAGGAGCCCATGGAGGTGACGGCCCCCCACTCAGAGAACTATCAGGCGCTGCTGGACGCGGGTCTGCCCCAGAAGGTGGCCGAGAGCCTGGACAACATCTTCCAGACCGGTGAGTCTGCGGAGCACG gTCTGGTGGCGTATGCGGATCTGGACGAGCGTGCTCTGGATGCGCTGCGTGAGTTTAATGAGGAAGGAGCTCTGTCTGTGCTGCAGCAGTTCAAGGAGTCTGATCTCTCACACGTGCAG AATAAGAGTGCGTTCCTGTGCGGCGTCATGAAGACCTACAGGCAGCGGGAGAAGCAGGGCAATAAAGTGCAGGAGTCCAGCAAAGGCCCCGACGAGACCAAGATcaag gctcTGCTGGATAGGACCGGATACACACTGGATGTCACCACCGGTCAGCGGAAGTATGGCGGGCCGCCCCCTGAGGAGGTGTTCTCCGGCCCGCAGCCCGGTATCGGCActgag gtgTTTGTGGGTAAGATCCCGCGTGACCTGTATGAGGATGAGCTGGTTCCTCTATTTGAGAAGGCGGGCTCCATCTGGGACCTGCGGCTGATGATGGACCCTCTGACGGGCCAGAACCGCGGATACGCCTTCATCACCTTCTGCAGTAAAGATGCAGCGCAGGAGGCTGTCAAACTG tgtGACAACTATGAGATCCGCTCGGGCAAATATCTGGGTGTCTGCATCTCTGTGGCCAACAACCGTCTGTTCGTGGGGTCCATCCCCAAAAACAAGACCCGCGAGAGCATCCTGGAGGACTTCGGCAAAGTCACAG AGGGTCTGCAAGAGGTGATCCTCTACACGCAGCCGGACGATAAGAAGAAGAATCGTGGTTTCTGTTTCCTGGAGTACGAGGATCATAAATCTGCAGCTCAGGCGCGTCGCCGGCTGATGAGCGGGAAGGTGAAGGTTTGGGGAAACCCCGTGACGGTGGAGTGGGCCGACCCAGTGGCTGAACCCGACCCCGAGGTCATGGCAAAG GTGAAGGTGCTGTTTGTGCGTAAATTGGCCACGCCAGTCACAGAGGAGCTGCTGGAGAAAACCTTCTCCCAGTTTGGGAAGCTGGAGCGCGTGAAGAAGCTAAAGGACTATGCCTTTGTGCACTTCGAGGAGCGCGACGCTGCGGTCAAG gcgaTGCAGGAGATGAATGGTAAAGAACTGGGCGGTGAGGAGATCGAGATTGTGCTGGCGAAACCTCCAGATAAGAAGAGAAAAGAGCGGCAAGCAGCCAGACAGACCAGCAGAAGTACAGG GTATGATGACTATTATTACTACCCTCCTCCTCGTATGCCTCCTCCTGGGCGTGGCCGTGGGCGTGGTGGACGAGGTGGTTACGCCTACCCTCCTGATTACTACGGTTACGAGGAATACTACGACGACTACTATGGCGGTTATGATTACCACGACTACAGAGGCGGCTACGACGACCCCTACTACGGTTACGACGATGGATACTCAATGAGGGGGCGGGGCACTCGCGGCAGCCGCGGAGCTCCGCCTCCCCCTAGAGGGCGCGCAGCACCGCCCACCCGTGGGAGGGGTGGGTATCCTCCAAGGGGCGGGGCACCGATGGGGGCAGGGCGAGGTGGGCGGGGTGGACGCGGCGGACCCTTCCAGCCTCCTCGGGGCCGCGGCACTCGAGGTGCACGAGGAAACCGCGGCGGGAACGTAGGCGGGAAACGCAAGGCGGACGTGTTCAACCAGCCGGACTCCAAACGCCGGCAGACCAACCAGCAGAACTGGGGCTCGCAGCCAATCGCGCAGCAGCCCCTGCAGCAGGGCGGCGAGTACTCCAGCGGATACAGCTACAGCAACGACTCGCTCGAGTTCTCACAGGACTCCTACGGCCAGCAGTGGAAGTAG